The genomic region GCCCCAGCGGTTGCCGTCGAGGCCCAGGCCGACGAGGTCGCGGCCGCGCAGGGTCATGGACTGGTCGAGCGCTCGCTGCTGCGGGATGTAGCCGATGGCGCGGTTGCCGCCGGAGACCTCGACCGTGCCGGAGGACAGCGGTTGCAGGCCCAGCAGGACGCGCATCAGGCTGGTCTTGCCCGAGCCGTTCGGGCCCAGCACCGCGAGGAACTCACCGGGCTCGACGTCGAGGTCGAGTGAGTCCCACAGCACCCTGTCCCCGTAGGACAGCCGGGCCCCGCGCAGCGAGATCGCGGTCATGCCTTGAGCGCCTGCGAAAGGGCGTCCACCTGCTTGCTCATCCAGTCAAGGTAGCTGGTCACGCCCTGCGGCAACGTCTCGGTGACCTCGACGACGGGCACGCCAGCGGCCTTGGCCTTCTCGACCAGCTGCTTGGTGACGTTGTTCTCGGTCTGCGTGTTGTTGACCAGCACGTTGACCTGCTTGCCCTCGACCAGCTGGTTCATCGACGCGAGCGCGGCGGCGGGGATGTCGGACTCCTCCTCGACGGCCTTGCTGAACGCCTCGGGGGTCGCGTCCTCCGCACCGGCCTCGTCGAGCAGGTAGTGCGCGATCGGCTCGGTGGCGGCGACCTTCTTGCCGGTGCCCGCTCCCGCGATCTTCTTCTCCAGGTCCTCCAGCGCGGCGGTGAACTTCTGGGTGTTGCTCTCGAACGTCGTCTTCTTGTCCGGTGCGAGCGCGCCCAGCTCGTTCGCCGCGGCCTCGGCCACCGCCTGGACGGTGTGCAGGTCGTACCAGACGTGCTCGTTCTCGGCGTGGTCGTGGCCGTGGTCGTCGGCGGGCGCCTCGGAGGTCGGGGCGGCGGAGGTCGTCTCCTCTGCGTGGGAG from Lentzea guizhouensis harbors:
- a CDS encoding metal ABC transporter solute-binding protein, Zn/Mn family; this encodes MTLRNALVGTLAVVSLAACGTTTPSADNGKIQVVASTNVWGSVVAAVGGDAVEVKALLADPSADPHSYESKPADAALVKDAKLVVFNGGGYDDFFAKLITSDATKKIEAFPLREHSHAEETTSAAPTSEAPADDHGHDHAENEHVWYDLHTVQAVAEAAANELGALAPDKKTTFESNTQKFTAALEDLEKKIAGAGTGKKVAATEPIAHYLLDEAGAEDATPEAFSKAVEEESDIPAAALASMNQLVEGKQVNVLVNNTQTENNVTKQLVEKAKAAGVPVVEVTETLPQGVTSYLDWMSKQVDALSQALKA